A region of the Sphingobium yanoikuyae genome:
CAAGGGCAGCTGGCCGGGCATTCCCCACCATATGATCCTGTTCGGCCCGCGCTATGAGGGGCTGCTGACCGATATCTACAGCCATGGCGTGCTGCCGGCGGATTTCTCGCTCTATCTGCACCATCCGACCGTCACCGATCCGTCGATGGCGCCGGAAGGCTATTCGACCTTCTATGCGCTTGCGCCGGTGCCGCACATGGGCAAGCTGCCGATCGACTGGGACCGCTTCGCGCCGGCCTATGCCGAGCGCATCCTGGACGAGATCCAGCATCGGCTGATCCCCGACATCCGGTCGCGCATCGTGACCCAGTTCCATTATGCGCCGAGCGATTTCGGCCGCGACCTCAATGCCCATCTGGGCAGCGGCTTCAGCCTGGAGCCGCTATTGACCCAGAGCGCCTGGTTCCGCGCCCATAATCGCGATGATGTCATTCCCAACCTTTATCTGGTAGGGGCCGGCACCCATCCCGGCGCGGGCATCCCCGGCGTGGTGGGCAGCGCCAAGGCGACCGCGGCGCTGATGCTGCAGGACATGGCTTGAGGAGCGCGCGGCGCTTCGGGACTGGAAGATGATGAAAAGACTGGCTGTTTATTGTGGTTCGGCGACGCCGGCCGACCTCACCTATATCGACGCGGCGCGCCATGTCGGCCGCACCCTGGCACAGCGCGGAATCGGCGTCGTCTATGGCGGCGGGCGGCTGGGCCTGATGGGCGCGGTGGCGGATGCGGCGCTGGAGGCGGGCGGCGAGGTGATCGGCGTGATCCCCGAGGCGCTGGTCGGCGCCGAAGTCGCGCATCGCGGCTGCACCGAATTGCACGTTGTCCAGACCATGCACCAGCGCAAGCAGCTCTTCACCGACCTGTCGGACGGCTTCGTCACGATTCCGGGCGGCGTCGGCACGATGGACGAGCTGTGGGAGGCGATCAGCTGGGCGCAGCTGGGCTATCACAACAAGCCGGTCGGCCTGCTCAATGTCGCGGGCTTCTATGACCAGCTGATCGGCTTCAACCGGCAGATGGTGGAAGCCGGCTTCATCCGGCCGCAGCATGCCGGCATCATGATCCATGATGACAGCATCGAGGGGCTGCTGGAGCAGATGGCCGCCTATCAGCCGCATGAGACGATCTTCGCGATGAAGGCCGCACGGCTCTGAAATAATATTCCCCTCCCGCTTGCGGGAGGGGTTAGGGGAGGGCATGTCCGCTTCATGGACTTAACAGGCCCTCCCCCGGCCCCTCCCGCAGGCGGGAGGGGCGAATGGAATCGCCCCGCCCTGGTCGCCCATGCCCGCGACAGCATCGCGCGGGGCTCGAAGAGCTTTGCCATGGCGTCGAAGCTGTTCGACCGGGTGACGCGCGAGCGGGCCTGGCTGCTCTACGCCTGGTGCCGCAAATGCGACGATATCGCCGATGGGCAGGACCATGGCGGGACGATGCGC
Encoded here:
- a CDS encoding TIGR00730 family Rossman fold protein translates to MKRLAVYCGSATPADLTYIDAARHVGRTLAQRGIGVVYGGGRLGLMGAVADAALEAGGEVIGVIPEALVGAEVAHRGCTELHVVQTMHQRKQLFTDLSDGFVTIPGGVGTMDELWEAISWAQLGYHNKPVGLLNVAGFYDQLIGFNRQMVEAGFIRPQHAGIMIHDDSIEGLLEQMAAYQPHETIFAMKAARL